One genomic window of Streptomonospora nanhaiensis includes the following:
- a CDS encoding type II toxin-antitoxin system VapC family toxin, with protein MKKNSGRVYIDSDVYLNVILGAKDSNPERFDQSFIVIDRGERGEYDIVASSLIYAEVACAGRLRSREVGEAHRVSAQSKIREWFTHSGIQIVSVDRFVVDKAIGFSRSYGLKSNDAIHLASAVLARCSHLFSWNKRDFPMGQEIEGVLMSEPHAIGQQEFDIGM; from the coding sequence GTGAAGAAGAATAGCGGGCGGGTCTACATCGATTCCGACGTCTACTTGAACGTGATATTGGGCGCGAAGGACAGTAACCCGGAACGATTCGATCAAAGTTTCATCGTGATCGACCGCGGGGAGCGCGGCGAGTACGATATCGTGGCGTCCTCATTGATATACGCCGAAGTCGCCTGTGCGGGACGGCTCAGGTCTCGCGAAGTCGGTGAAGCGCACAGGGTGAGCGCTCAATCAAAAATCAGAGAGTGGTTCACACACTCCGGCATCCAAATCGTCTCCGTTGACCGTTTTGTGGTAGACAAAGCCATCGGATTTTCTCGGTCGTATGGACTCAAGTCGAATGACGCGATTCATCTTGCCTCTGCCGTACTTGCACGATGCTCACATCTGTTCTCGTGGAACAAGCGAGATTTCCCCATGGGGCAGGAGATCGAAGGTGTTCTGATGAGCGAACCCCACGCCATCGGGCAGCAGGAGTTCGATATTGGCATGTGA